The following are encoded together in the Pseudoalteromonas shioyasakiensis genome:
- the yacG gene encoding DNA gyrase inhibitor YacG — translation MPTVVNCPTCKAKVEWSEQSPHRPFCSKRCQLIDLGEWSFENNKISSPISNANDLSQDMIEDIEAMLAKNDDSFFKE, via the coding sequence ATGCCAACAGTTGTAAACTGCCCAACATGCAAAGCCAAAGTTGAATGGTCAGAGCAAAGCCCGCATCGTCCATTTTGCTCAAAACGCTGCCAGCTAATTGATTTAGGCGAGTGGTCGTTTGAGAACAATAAAATTTCTAGCCCAATTAGCAATGCTAATGATTTGAGCCAAGATATGATTGAAGATATCGAAGCAATGCTGGCTAAGAACGATGATTCATTCTTTAAAGAATAA
- a CDS encoding Spy/CpxP family protein refolding chaperone produces the protein MTISNKLSKFVLVCGLAAASVGATSAMAKGDFNRGMNPQARFLLSERGIDKLQLTEEQQTQLKAIFAEQKTQFEALRGDKDAMKAARAAHKEKMDALLATKAFDENAALELINARQEKGQQFAMLKMKSDHAIWQVLNDEQRESYQEIKKHLRKKGHKKGHHGHRGERKAERSEG, from the coding sequence ATGACTATTTCAAATAAGCTTTCTAAATTCGTACTTGTTTGTGGTTTAGCAGCAGCCAGTGTAGGTGCTACATCAGCAATGGCGAAAGGAGACTTTAACCGTGGTATGAACCCACAGGCTCGTTTTTTACTTTCTGAGCGTGGTATTGATAAATTACAACTTACCGAAGAGCAGCAAACGCAACTTAAAGCGATTTTTGCCGAGCAGAAAACACAATTTGAAGCACTGCGTGGCGATAAAGATGCAATGAAAGCCGCTCGTGCTGCACACAAAGAGAAAATGGATGCGTTATTAGCAACAAAAGCATTTGACGAAAATGCCGCATTAGAGCTGATTAATGCGCGCCAAGAAAAAGGTCAGCAGTTTGCAATGCTAAAAATGAAATCTGACCATGCGATTTGGCAGGTTTTAAATGATGAACAGCGCGAAAGCTATCAAGAGATTAAAAAACACCTGCGTAAAAAAGGTCACAAGAAGGGCCACCATGGTCATCGAGGCGAACGCAAAGCTGAGCGTTCTGAAGGTTAA
- a CDS encoding response regulator: protein MKLLMIDDDTGLCELLSEYLSAQGFTVECVHDGAEGLKQAIKHNYELILLDVMLPSMDGFEVLKQLRQHKLTPVIMLTAKGEDFDRIFGLELGADDYIPKPFNHRELLARVKAITRRIEHINSLSSQQASSLSVNSINVNFATREASVNDNVLSLTGTEYEILAMLVQHAGEVISKEQISEQVLGRRLAPFDRSIDMHVSNIRKKIAEHVSNERIKTMRGSGYVLIQGE, encoded by the coding sequence ATGAAACTATTAATGATCGACGACGATACAGGATTGTGCGAATTACTCAGCGAGTACTTATCAGCACAAGGTTTTACGGTAGAGTGTGTTCATGATGGCGCTGAAGGCCTAAAGCAAGCTATTAAGCATAACTACGAGCTTATATTGCTTGATGTGATGCTACCATCTATGGATGGCTTTGAGGTGCTAAAACAATTAAGGCAACACAAGCTCACACCGGTGATCATGTTAACCGCGAAAGGCGAAGATTTTGATCGTATCTTTGGTTTAGAGCTAGGCGCAGATGATTATATTCCTAAGCCATTTAACCACAGAGAGCTACTAGCTCGCGTTAAAGCAATTACCCGTCGCATCGAACATATCAATAGCTTATCGAGCCAACAAGCCAGCTCATTGAGTGTTAACAGCATCAATGTTAATTTCGCAACTCGTGAGGCTTCTGTTAATGACAATGTACTCAGCCTAACCGGCACTGAGTATGAGATTCTTGCCATGCTAGTGCAACATGCTGGTGAAGTGATCAGCAAAGAGCAAATAAGTGAGCAAGTATTAGGTAGACGCCTTGCTCCTTTTGACCGTTCGATCGATATGCATGTGAGTAATATCCGTAAAAAGATAGCAGAGCACGTTAGTAACGAACGGATCAAAACCATGCGTGGCAGTGGTTATGTATTAATACAAGGCGAATAA
- a CDS encoding ATP-binding protein, with the protein MQTPSWLKHPRHYLFLKIFAWFWVTVIATITILVFLSQLTSNVGNDDLRGPMLKNLEYTAKSIERIVAKHGKPTQEVLSHPRLSKHKLLYLNGEVHGVEMLSEPVSKDIDLSLLNFTKYMRPQIIFTDEYQAYGPVALNVPEGKFYLYEIDEKRKKPFFVSLWLMPVWLKLLIALVASLMLSFFFSRNLIAPINSLKETAKKLAHGDLTARADVSPTRQDELGVLGRDFNTMAVQLEQLISAQKRLLADISHELRSPLTRLKMATGLAQMQADDAQHAYLERIEKEANQLDKMIADVLQVSRLEAKSQTLALSTQSLQVIVDHVLNDAQFEAKQSNKELIVNGTLTADLKCDETLIASALENVLRNAIKYAEHSISIGLVESDAIYITICDDGKGVDEANLARLCEPFFRQEHARDRSTGGTGLGLAIAKNAISAHDGTLTLKNQEHGGLCVNIRLPYKSE; encoded by the coding sequence ATGCAAACTCCAAGCTGGCTAAAGCATCCCCGCCATTATTTGTTTTTAAAAATATTTGCTTGGTTTTGGGTTACTGTCATAGCGACTATCACAATACTGGTGTTTTTAAGCCAGTTAACGAGCAATGTCGGCAATGACGACCTGCGTGGACCCATGCTGAAAAATCTTGAGTACACTGCTAAAAGTATTGAGCGTATTGTTGCTAAGCACGGTAAACCAACTCAAGAGGTTTTATCTCATCCGCGCTTATCAAAGCATAAATTACTGTACTTAAACGGTGAGGTTCATGGTGTTGAAATGCTTAGCGAACCTGTATCCAAAGACATTGATTTAAGCTTGCTGAACTTTACCAAATATATGCGTCCGCAAATTATTTTTACCGATGAATACCAAGCTTATGGACCGGTAGCTTTGAATGTGCCTGAAGGTAAGTTTTATCTTTATGAAATCGATGAAAAACGCAAGAAACCGTTTTTTGTCAGCCTATGGCTAATGCCTGTTTGGCTTAAACTACTGATAGCTTTAGTTGCATCCTTGATGCTGAGTTTCTTCTTTAGCCGTAACTTAATTGCACCTATTAATAGCTTAAAAGAAACCGCAAAAAAGCTTGCTCATGGCGATTTAACTGCCCGTGCCGATGTATCTCCTACTCGTCAAGATGAGTTAGGTGTACTTGGTCGTGACTTTAATACCATGGCGGTGCAACTTGAGCAGCTTATTAGCGCTCAAAAACGACTGCTAGCAGATATTTCTCATGAACTACGCTCACCATTAACGCGTTTAAAAATGGCCACAGGCCTTGCACAAATGCAAGCCGATGATGCTCAACACGCTTATTTAGAGCGTATTGAAAAAGAGGCCAATCAGCTCGATAAAATGATTGCCGATGTACTTCAAGTTTCACGCTTAGAAGCCAAAAGCCAGACTCTGGCGTTGAGTACACAATCCTTACAAGTGATTGTAGATCATGTACTCAACGATGCTCAATTTGAGGCCAAGCAAAGTAATAAAGAGCTTATTGTAAATGGTACACTAACAGCCGATTTAAAATGCGATGAAACCTTAATAGCCAGCGCGCTTGAGAATGTACTTCGCAATGCCATTAAATACGCAGAACATTCAATCTCAATAGGCTTAGTTGAATCAGATGCTATCTACATCACTATTTGTGATGACGGTAAAGGGGTTGATGAAGCAAACCTAGCAAGGCTGTGTGAACCCTTCTTTCGCCAAGAGCATGCTCGTGATAGAAGCACAGGTGGCACGGGCTTAGGTCTTGCTATTGCAAAGAATGCTATCTCAGCACATGATGGTACACTAACACTTAAAAACCAAGAACATGGCGGACTGTGCGTAAACATCCGCCTACCTTATAAGAGTGAGTAA
- a CDS encoding alpha/beta fold hydrolase, which translates to MFYSSEASLVNNLPNINQFFSEQLQQDFLSTAHGKLYYGYAIPQQAKTAIVISTGRIESLIKYKELLWELYQNGFAVFSVDHQGQGRSYRHLKNTHKGYVNRFTDYADDFAVFIEKVVHQHWQGKQVLLGHSMGSAIAYDYLSRYQHQFAGAFLSAPMFDIYTKGTPKPVAKLAAKIASLLGLGRSYAFGQRDYLPVDFAANELTSSEIRYKLFRELYAAEGDLQLGGVTYGWLNASFDFIASLVDKKVNIPLFIASAEQDTVVDNAAQFALTHRQKQAQLKSYAGARHELLCERDEIRQTILSDFYQFCAEL; encoded by the coding sequence ATGTTTTATAGTAGCGAAGCAAGTCTTGTTAATAACCTACCTAATATTAATCAGTTTTTTTCTGAGCAATTACAGCAAGACTTTCTGAGCACCGCTCATGGCAAGCTTTATTACGGCTATGCAATTCCTCAACAAGCAAAAACGGCCATCGTTATCAGTACTGGACGTATAGAGTCTTTGATTAAGTACAAAGAGTTGCTTTGGGAGCTATATCAAAATGGCTTTGCAGTTTTTAGTGTTGATCACCAGGGGCAAGGTCGCTCTTATCGTCATTTAAAAAACACTCATAAGGGTTATGTAAACCGCTTTACTGACTACGCAGATGACTTTGCTGTATTTATAGAAAAAGTGGTGCATCAACACTGGCAAGGAAAGCAGGTTTTGCTTGGTCACTCTATGGGCAGTGCCATTGCCTATGATTACCTATCGCGCTATCAGCATCAATTTGCGGGTGCTTTTTTATCAGCGCCGATGTTTGATATCTATACCAAAGGCACGCCAAAGCCTGTAGCAAAACTGGCTGCTAAAATTGCATCCTTACTTGGTCTTGGCCGCAGTTACGCATTTGGCCAACGCGATTATTTACCAGTCGACTTTGCAGCTAATGAACTAACCAGTAGTGAAATTCGATATAAACTGTTCAGAGAGCTTTATGCAGCAGAAGGTGATTTACAACTAGGTGGTGTAACCTATGGCTGGCTCAATGCGTCGTTTGATTTTATTGCCTCATTAGTCGATAAAAAAGTCAATATTCCTTTGTTTATCGCAAGCGCCGAGCAAGATACTGTGGTCGATAACGCTGCGCAATTTGCACTTACCCATAGGCAAAAGCAAGCACAACTAAAAAGCTACGCGGGCGCTCGCCACGAACTATTGTGTGAACGCGACGAGATCAGACAAACAATACTCAGCGATTTTTATCAATTTTGTGCTGAGCTTTGA
- a CDS encoding cation diffusion facilitator family transporter, with protein sequence MQHRSYEFWVKTASIVTIVMVSLMIAAKSWAWLASGSASMLGSLTDSLMDITASLMSFLVLGYALRPADDDHRFGHGKAEALAGLAQAAFIAGSGCFLAFHGIERLFNPVTLKHSDLGIWVSIFAIVCTLVVVFVQTKVINHTESIAIKADSIHYKGDLILNLAVLLAIVLAKYGVAYADPLFAIGVAVYLLYNSWDIARESADHLMDKELPDEEKQQILAIVNSHQDVFGAHDIRTRQGGKIKFIQMHLELEDSLSLIRAHQVADEVEALIQTHFDCEMDILMHLDPLSVVNKTRQSSAQN encoded by the coding sequence GTGCAGCATCGTAGTTATGAGTTTTGGGTTAAAACAGCCAGTATAGTCACCATTGTTATGGTGAGTCTGATGATCGCGGCAAAAAGCTGGGCATGGCTTGCATCTGGCTCGGCGTCAATGCTGGGTTCATTGACCGATTCGTTAATGGATATCACCGCATCATTGATGAGTTTTTTAGTGCTAGGTTATGCACTACGCCCTGCTGATGACGACCATCGCTTTGGTCACGGTAAAGCCGAAGCATTAGCCGGGCTTGCACAAGCTGCTTTTATAGCTGGATCAGGTTGCTTCTTAGCGTTTCATGGCATTGAGCGCTTATTTAATCCTGTTACTTTAAAACATTCAGATCTTGGTATTTGGGTCAGTATTTTCGCTATTGTTTGTACGCTCGTGGTGGTATTTGTGCAAACTAAGGTGATAAATCACACCGAATCAATCGCCATTAAAGCAGACTCGATTCATTATAAAGGCGATTTAATCTTAAATTTGGCCGTACTACTGGCAATTGTGTTAGCGAAGTACGGTGTCGCTTATGCCGATCCATTGTTTGCTATTGGGGTGGCTGTTTATTTACTTTATAACAGCTGGGATATTGCTCGCGAAAGTGCTGATCACTTAATGGATAAAGAGCTCCCAGATGAAGAAAAACAACAAATACTAGCCATTGTGAATAGCCATCAAGACGTATTTGGCGCCCATGATATTCGCACCCGCCAAGGTGGTAAAATTAAGTTTATTCAGATGCATTTAGAGCTGGAAGACTCATTATCATTGATAAGAGCCCATCAAGTTGCTGATGAAGTAGAGGCGTTAATTCAAACGCATTTTGATTGTGAAATGGATATTTTGATGCACCTAGACCCACTTTCTGTGGTTAACAAAACACGTCAAAGCTCAGCACAAAATTGA
- the trmL gene encoding tRNA (uridine(34)/cytosine(34)/5-carboxymethylaminomethyluridine(34)-2'-O)-methyltransferase TrmL, whose translation MLDIVLYQPEIPPNTGNIIRLCANTGYALHLIEPLGFEWDDKRVKRAGLDYHEFSHVQRHASFEAYLEKCQPKKVYACTTKGSQFHHQAQYQPGDCLVFGPETRGLPDDLIQSLPKEQRVRIPMQKDSRSMNLSNSVAVFVYESWRQLGFVNGQ comes from the coding sequence ATGCTTGATATTGTGTTGTACCAACCAGAAATTCCACCAAACACGGGTAATATCATTCGCTTATGCGCAAACACAGGTTATGCGTTACACCTAATTGAACCCCTTGGTTTTGAGTGGGATGATAAACGCGTAAAACGTGCAGGTCTTGATTATCATGAGTTTAGTCATGTACAGCGCCATGCCTCGTTTGAAGCATATCTAGAAAAATGCCAACCGAAAAAAGTCTATGCTTGCACCACTAAGGGCAGCCAATTTCATCATCAAGCACAATACCAACCCGGCGATTGTTTAGTGTTTGGCCCTGAAACACGTGGCTTACCTGATGATCTAATTCAGTCGTTGCCTAAAGAGCAACGTGTACGTATTCCAATGCAAAAAGACAGCCGTAGTATGAACTTATCTAACTCAGTTGCTGTATTTGTTTATGAATCTTGGCGTCAGCTGGGTTTTGTGAACGGTCAATAA
- a CDS encoding putative bifunctional diguanylate cyclase/phosphodiesterase encodes MRFFARVCSIILLMQHFSSAASAAVSNPSNSQAPNTTPLLLLIFLAIVILIGAVIYYQRNQKMTLMDALLSQSKDGIWVTDEQFRIIEINNAFSEISGYKKADVLGKKFKALTQAGRDTQLEEIIQQELSNDGYWSGEIWNLRKDGQPYAIDLCITKVTTPRFAKSSVRYVGMFSDVTARKNNERTMLKLTTKDSVTGLSNRAIFIESLEKAINACNDTYPSLLIIFIDIDNFKKINDSLGHTIGDVLLKEVACRLTDSLNSGFTIARLGADEFAVLVPPYLYSGQTVFFAKKTADIILQQFKTPFMLDGFETSLSACCGLAIYPDNAYNCEYLMRSANSALNHAKKMGRNTYQFFDKERHTLDPTELTKESALFKAITNNEFELYFQPKFDAQHNQLYGFEALVRWPQEDGSVINPDEFIPLAEQNGAIIPLTQLLMEQLLNQLAQWRKQNISFGNVAINISALHFQQSSLIETLIDNLAKFDVPAHCLELEITESAMMDNPEFAEQQMKRIKSIGVHIALDDFGTGHSSLSYLKRFPIDTLKIDKSFVKDIDKNDQDRNITATIVRLAKYLDINVVAEGVETEEQAYMLHIMGCHFQQGYYYCKPLKANQVSEFINDTLEKQQSS; translated from the coding sequence ATGCGCTTTTTTGCCCGAGTATGCAGTATCATTTTGCTGATGCAGCACTTTTCTAGTGCTGCTTCTGCTGCTGTGTCTAATCCCTCTAACTCACAAGCCCCCAATACGACTCCCCTATTACTACTAATCTTTCTAGCGATTGTCATCCTCATTGGTGCGGTTATCTATTATCAAAGAAACCAAAAGATGACGCTGATGGATGCTCTACTTTCCCAGTCTAAAGATGGTATTTGGGTCACCGATGAACAGTTTAGGATCATAGAAATTAATAACGCATTTAGTGAAATATCGGGTTATAAAAAAGCCGATGTACTTGGTAAAAAATTCAAAGCATTAACGCAAGCTGGTCGTGATACACAACTCGAAGAAATCATCCAACAAGAGCTGAGTAATGATGGTTATTGGTCTGGCGAAATTTGGAATTTACGCAAAGATGGGCAACCCTACGCCATTGATTTGTGTATTACAAAAGTGACCACACCACGCTTTGCAAAAAGCTCTGTACGTTACGTTGGTATGTTTTCTGATGTAACTGCTCGTAAGAATAACGAGCGAACTATGCTCAAGCTCACTACCAAAGACAGTGTCACAGGCTTATCAAACCGTGCCATTTTTATAGAGTCCCTTGAAAAAGCAATCAATGCTTGTAACGACACTTACCCTAGCCTACTAATCATCTTTATCGACATAGATAATTTCAAAAAGATTAACGACTCGCTCGGTCACACAATTGGCGATGTACTGCTAAAAGAAGTGGCCTGTCGTTTAACTGACTCACTAAATTCAGGCTTTACTATTGCAAGGCTCGGTGCAGATGAATTTGCGGTACTCGTGCCGCCCTATCTTTATTCAGGTCAAACCGTATTCTTTGCTAAAAAAACCGCAGACATCATCCTTCAGCAGTTTAAAACCCCATTTATGTTAGATGGTTTTGAGACCTCGCTATCGGCCTGCTGTGGTCTTGCTATCTATCCAGACAACGCCTACAACTGTGAATACTTAATGCGCAGCGCAAATAGTGCTTTGAATCATGCAAAAAAAATGGGCCGTAATACGTATCAATTTTTTGATAAAGAGCGCCATACTCTCGACCCAACCGAGTTAACCAAAGAGAGCGCTTTATTTAAAGCCATTACCAACAATGAGTTTGAGCTTTATTTTCAGCCTAAGTTTGATGCCCAGCATAATCAGTTATACGGCTTTGAAGCATTAGTTCGCTGGCCTCAAGAAGATGGCAGTGTTATTAACCCCGATGAGTTCATTCCGCTTGCCGAACAAAATGGTGCCATTATTCCGCTCACCCAATTACTGATGGAGCAGCTGCTTAATCAACTGGCCCAGTGGCGAAAACAAAACATTTCATTTGGTAATGTCGCTATTAATATTTCAGCCTTACACTTTCAGCAAAGTAGCCTTATTGAAACACTCATCGACAACTTAGCTAAATTTGACGTACCGGCACATTGCTTAGAACTCGAGATCACAGAAAGCGCCATGATGGATAACCCTGAATTTGCAGAGCAGCAAATGAAACGTATTAAATCGATTGGTGTCCATATCGCGCTGGATGACTTTGGCACGGGTCATTCATCACTCAGTTACTTAAAGCGTTTTCCAATCGATACACTCAAAATCGACAAGTCATTCGTAAAAGATATCGATAAAAACGACCAAGATCGTAATATCACCGCCACCATAGTGCGGCTAGCTAAGTATTTGGACATAAATGTGGTTGCTGAAGGAGTAGAAACTGAAGAGCAAGCTTACATGCTGCATATTATGGGCTGTCATTTTCAACAAGGTTACTATTACTGCAAGCCATTAAAAGCCAACCAAGTCAGCGAGTTTATTAATGACACGCTAGAAAAACAGCAATCTAGCTAG
- the gpsA gene encoding NAD(P)H-dependent glycerol-3-phosphate dehydrogenase encodes MSTAQSAVTVLGAGSYGTALAICFARNGHPVTLWGRNSDDVATLAAERKNQRYVPDVSFPETLQLEADLETAVKASKIILVVVPSHAFAGTLQKIKPWLSEGAEVAWATKGLEPNTGRLLQEVAVQELGDDVPLAVLSGPTFAKEMAMGLPTAISVSSTSKDFAKQLADLLHCGRSFRVYNNDDFIGIQLGGAVKNVIAIGAGMSDGFGFGANARTALITRGLAELCRLGCALGARSDTFMGMAGLGDLILTCTDNQSRNRRFGLALGKGEGVEAAIESIGQVVEGYRNTKEVYLLAERTGIEMPITEQIYQVLYENKDVKEAAMALLGREQKSE; translated from the coding sequence ATGAGTACAGCACAATCAGCTGTTACAGTATTAGGGGCGGGGTCTTATGGCACCGCCCTTGCTATTTGCTTTGCCAGAAATGGCCACCCAGTGACCTTATGGGGCCGCAATAGCGATGACGTTGCTACGCTTGCAGCTGAGCGAAAGAATCAACGTTATGTTCCAGATGTTAGCTTTCCTGAAACCCTCCAACTAGAAGCCGATTTAGAAACGGCAGTTAAAGCAAGCAAGATCATTTTGGTTGTTGTGCCGAGTCATGCTTTTGCTGGCACGCTGCAAAAAATCAAACCTTGGTTGTCAGAAGGTGCTGAAGTTGCATGGGCTACCAAAGGTTTAGAGCCAAATACAGGGCGTTTACTGCAAGAAGTAGCGGTACAAGAGCTAGGCGATGATGTTCCTCTGGCTGTGCTTTCAGGGCCTACTTTTGCAAAAGAAATGGCAATGGGCTTACCAACCGCTATTTCGGTGTCGTCGACCTCGAAAGACTTCGCTAAGCAATTAGCTGACCTTTTACACTGTGGCCGCTCATTTAGGGTTTATAACAATGATGACTTCATTGGTATACAGCTTGGTGGCGCAGTTAAAAATGTGATTGCGATTGGCGCAGGTATGTCTGATGGTTTTGGCTTTGGTGCCAACGCACGTACTGCCTTAATCACTCGCGGTTTAGCTGAGCTTTGCCGTTTAGGGTGTGCATTAGGTGCCCGTTCAGATACCTTTATGGGTATGGCTGGCCTTGGTGACTTGATCTTAACCTGTACAGATAACCAATCTCGTAACCGTCGCTTTGGTCTTGCTCTTGGCAAGGGGGAAGGCGTAGAAGCTGCAATTGAATCTATTGGTCAGGTTGTTGAAGGCTATAGAAATACCAAAGAAGTGTATTTACTTGCTGAGCGCACAGGTATTGAAATGCCAATAACGGAGCAAATTTACCAAGTACTTTATGAAAATAAAGATGTAAAAGAAGCTGCGATGGCACTACTTGGCCGTGAGCAAAAATCTGAATAA
- the secB gene encoding protein-export chaperone SecB produces MNEENQNAAAEQAGAQFSIQRIYTKDVSFETPNSPAIFQKEWTPEVKLDLDTRSNKLEEGVFEVVLALTVTASIGEETAFLCEIQQAGIFTIGEVEEVQLAHMLGAFCPNVLFPYAREAVSNLVNRGTFPQLNLAPVNFDALFAQYMQQRAAQDQQATADA; encoded by the coding sequence ATGAACGAAGAAAATCAAAACGCAGCAGCAGAACAAGCCGGCGCTCAATTCTCAATCCAACGCATCTACACTAAAGATGTTTCTTTTGAGACGCCTAACTCACCTGCTATTTTCCAAAAAGAGTGGACTCCTGAAGTTAAGCTTGACTTAGATACTCGTTCTAACAAATTAGAAGAAGGTGTGTTTGAAGTTGTTCTTGCTTTAACAGTAACGGCTTCAATCGGTGAAGAAACAGCATTCCTATGTGAAATCCAACAAGCGGGTATTTTCACAATTGGTGAAGTTGAAGAAGTTCAACTTGCACACATGTTAGGTGCTTTCTGCCCGAACGTACTTTTCCCTTACGCACGTGAAGCAGTATCAAACCTAGTTAACCGTGGTACTTTCCCACAATTAAACTTAGCGCCAGTTAACTTTGACGCACTATTTGCTCAATACATGCAACAACGTGCAGCTCAAGATCAACAGGCAACTGCAGACGCATAA
- the grxC gene encoding glutaredoxin 3: MSNVVLYTKAYCPFCQRALALLDSKGVDYTNIDIGVHPERRDEMIDKANGGYTVPQIFINDEHIGGCDDMMAIEAQGLLDAKLNA, encoded by the coding sequence ATGAGTAATGTTGTTCTTTACACAAAAGCATACTGTCCATTCTGCCAACGTGCTTTGGCGTTATTAGACAGTAAAGGTGTAGACTACACGAATATCGATATTGGTGTTCACCCTGAGCGTCGTGATGAAATGATCGACAAAGCAAATGGTGGTTACACAGTTCCGCAAATTTTCATTAATGATGAACATATCGGCGGTTGTGACGACATGATGGCAATTGAAGCGCAAGGCCTTTTAGACGCAAAGCTTAACGCTTAA
- a CDS encoding rhodanese-like domain-containing protein: MDQYIEFISNHPVLSIIWLALVAMLISSWFKSKFSAIRQINPQQLTLLINRDDGQVIDIRAQKEFNSGRIAGATHLNPEKAKQSDFSSLEKFKTKPIILVCTTGMTASGIATAMHKAGFERVYVLAGGMGAWQSASLPTTTGR, translated from the coding sequence ATGGATCAATATATTGAATTTATCTCAAATCATCCGGTTTTGAGCATTATCTGGTTAGCATTAGTCGCTATGCTGATCAGCAGTTGGTTTAAAAGTAAATTTTCGGCTATCCGTCAAATCAACCCACAGCAACTTACCTTGCTAATTAACCGTGATGATGGTCAAGTGATTGATATACGTGCACAAAAAGAGTTTAACTCTGGCCGTATTGCAGGCGCAACTCACTTAAATCCGGAAAAAGCAAAGCAATCTGATTTTTCAAGCCTTGAAAAGTTTAAGACTAAACCCATTATACTAGTATGTACCACGGGCATGACTGCCTCAGGTATCGCAACTGCAATGCATAAAGCAGGTTTTGAGCGTGTTTATGTATTAGCGGGCGGTATGGGCGCTTGGCAATCAGCTAGCTTACCTACAACGACCGGTCGTTAA